A genomic segment from Saprospiraceae bacterium encodes:
- a CDS encoding NIPSNAP family protein produces MKRRKFIAASAVGAIAATSPMMASNVKESNLVDQQVLELRVYTLSFRGGGRLNPYLKDALIPALNRAGVKDVMVFKEMSQSQPNKTYVLMAYDSFDHLLKVRAQIQADEVYQTASADYHKIAPSSKVYSRYDTYLMEAFKVMPQVKAPNKERKLFEFRIYEGHNDDAVRRKVMMFDKEELPIFLDTGLDPVFFGHILGGPNMPALAYMICFDSLEARDENWAKFIAHPDWKRVSALPEYADTVSNIIRVFLEQMDL; encoded by the coding sequence ATGAAAAGAAGAAAATTTATTGCTGCTTCGGCCGTTGGAGCGATTGCCGCTACCTCGCCCATGATGGCTTCTAATGTTAAAGAATCAAACCTTGTGGATCAGCAAGTTTTAGAACTGAGGGTTTATACCCTGAGTTTCAGGGGAGGTGGACGCCTCAACCCCTATTTAAAAGATGCACTTATCCCCGCTTTGAATAGAGCTGGCGTAAAAGATGTAATGGTCTTTAAAGAAATGAGCCAAAGCCAACCTAATAAAACCTATGTTTTAATGGCATATGATTCATTTGACCACCTGTTGAAAGTACGTGCTCAAATTCAAGCGGATGAAGTTTATCAAACGGCTAGTGCGGATTATCACAAGATAGCTCCGTCCAGCAAAGTGTATTCACGCTATGACACTTACCTGATGGAAGCTTTTAAGGTAATGCCACAAGTGAAAGCACCGAACAAAGAAAGAAAACTTTTTGAGTTTAGGATTTACGAAGGCCACAATGACGATGCGGTACGCCGCAAGGTGATGATGTTTGATAAAGAGGAGTTACCCATCTTTTTGGATACCGGCCTTGACCCTGTTTTCTTTGGACATATTTTGGGTGGACCTAACATGCCAGCCTTGGCCTATATGATCTGTTTTGACTCCCTGGAAGCTAGAGATGAAAACTGGGCGAAATTTATTGCGCACCCAGATTGGAAGCGTGTTTCCGCTTTGCCAGAATATGCCGATACGGTAAGTAATATTATTCGTGTATTTCTGGAGCAGATGGACCTTTAG
- a CDS encoding dicarboxylate/amino acid:cation symporter, giving the protein MKRFGINHHWLILISFLVAIPTGLFFGKQLQFLEYIGTAFIQLLKMVIVPLVTFSIINALARFEQTKELRRIGWKTLGYFMISSLVAILVGLLLFNIINPGLDVDLPVGTAEGLSLQINRPESLLDILVNIIPANPIEALAEMNMLSIIFFSTLFGIALTKINPKMREQFLGFSESAYEVMIVITNWVIALIPIGIFGLIIKAINQTDISFFKSVFWYIVTLGFGLLLLFFVIQPLFLFLFTRKNPIVHCRQMGDAIITALATSSSLATLPVTMKCVEQNAGVPKKITNFVVPLGATINMDASAMFEAIAALFIAQVLGFELGIAQQFIVMMTALLASIGAAGVPSAGIVVIFIVIEAIGIKGSAADFIIGVILAVDRPLDIMRTVINIYGDTIAAVVVWESERE; this is encoded by the coding sequence ATGAAAAGATTTGGTATTAATCACCATTGGCTCATCCTTATCTCTTTTTTGGTAGCCATCCCAACCGGTCTCTTTTTTGGAAAACAGCTGCAATTTTTGGAATACATAGGAACAGCCTTCATTCAATTATTGAAAATGGTGATCGTTCCTTTGGTGACCTTTTCCATTATCAATGCCTTGGCGCGCTTTGAGCAAACAAAAGAACTTAGGCGAATCGGATGGAAAACCCTTGGGTACTTCATGATCAGTAGTTTGGTAGCAATTCTCGTTGGCCTGCTTCTATTCAATATCATCAATCCAGGGTTGGATGTCGATTTACCTGTAGGCACAGCAGAGGGACTTTCCCTTCAAATCAATCGCCCAGAAAGCCTGCTTGATATACTGGTCAATATCATACCAGCCAATCCGATCGAGGCCTTGGCGGAGATGAATATGTTGAGTATAATTTTCTTTTCTACCCTATTCGGAATTGCGCTCACCAAGATCAACCCCAAGATGAGGGAGCAATTTCTAGGTTTTTCTGAAAGTGCTTATGAAGTAATGATCGTGATTACCAATTGGGTCATTGCGCTCATTCCGATTGGTATTTTTGGCCTGATTATTAAAGCGATCAATCAAACCGATATTTCTTTTTTCAAGTCTGTTTTTTGGTATATTGTTACCTTGGGTTTCGGTTTATTGCTCCTCTTTTTTGTAATCCAGCCTCTTTTCCTGTTCTTATTTACCCGAAAAAATCCGATCGTACATTGCAGACAAATGGGAGATGCCATCATTACGGCTTTAGCCACCTCCTCTTCGCTGGCCACCCTGCCTGTGACTATGAAGTGTGTGGAACAAAATGCGGGTGTACCAAAAAAGATCACCAATTTTGTCGTCCCCTTAGGCGCTACCATCAACATGGATGCCAGTGCAATGTTTGAAGCCATCGCTGCCCTGTTCATTGCCCAGGTGCTGGGGTTCGAGCTTGGGATTGCCCAGCAATTTATTGTCATGATGACGGCCTTACTCGCTTCTATCGGTGCCGCAGGCGTGCCTTCAGCTGGCATAGTCGTCATTTTCATTGTCATTGAAGCCATCGGTATCAAGGGTTCTGCCGCTGATTTTATCATTGGCGTCATCTTGGCTGTTGATCGCCCCCTAGATATTATGCGGACAGTGATTAACATTTATGGTGATACGATTGCTGCCGTGGTCGTTTGGGAGAGTGAGAGGGAGTGA
- a CDS encoding group III truncated hemoglobin translates to MKRDIQDRADIDVMVKTFYGKLLADEQMAPLFAKVVGEHLADHFHILCDFWESVLFFTGQYKGNTMEKHLALHDEHPLSKMHFDTWLAYFKETVDTLFEGEKATLAKERATSIAFIMQMKINQL, encoded by the coding sequence ATGAAGAGGGATATTCAAGATAGGGCAGACATAGATGTGATGGTAAAAACTTTTTACGGGAAATTACTGGCGGATGAACAGATGGCTCCGCTCTTTGCTAAGGTTGTAGGCGAACATTTAGCTGATCATTTTCACATTTTGTGCGATTTTTGGGAAAGTGTACTCTTTTTCACCGGGCAGTACAAGGGCAATACCATGGAAAAACACCTGGCACTCCATGACGAACATCCCTTGTCTAAAATGCATTTCGATACCTGGTTGGCTTATTTTAAGGAGACCGTTGATACCTTATTTGAGGGTGAAAAAGCAACATTAGCAAAGGAAAGAGCAACGTCCATTGCTTTTATTATGCAAATGAAAATCAATCAATTGTAA
- the yaaA gene encoding peroxide stress protein YaaA, protein MIVLLSPAKTLDLEPIALETYSTPRMMADTEALIGVLKKKSARQLKKLMNVSDQIANLNVERFQNFETPFTPKNAKPAVLAFKGDVYLGLEAETFSEPEMAFAQRHLRILSGLYGLLKPLDLMQAYRLEMGTVLKKGRKKNLYEFWDGRITQLINEDLIENGGDTIINLASQEYFHAVKPSLLQGRLITIHFKEFRGDQYKVISFNAKKARGRMAHLMVKEGITVAEALKELVANDYCYNEQLSSESDWFFTID, encoded by the coding sequence ATGATTGTTTTGTTATCGCCAGCCAAGACCTTAGACCTTGAACCAATTGCCCTAGAAACCTATTCCACACCAAGAATGATGGCTGACACTGAAGCCTTGATTGGTGTGTTGAAAAAGAAGTCAGCGAGGCAACTAAAGAAACTAATGAATGTAAGTGACCAAATCGCCAATCTGAATGTTGAACGTTTCCAGAACTTTGAAACACCATTCACCCCTAAAAATGCCAAACCAGCAGTATTGGCGTTCAAAGGAGATGTTTATCTGGGTCTTGAGGCGGAAACCTTTTCGGAACCAGAGATGGCTTTTGCGCAACGACACCTTCGCATTTTATCAGGCTTGTATGGCTTGTTGAAACCCCTGGATTTGATGCAGGCTTATCGATTGGAGATGGGGACTGTCCTAAAAAAAGGCCGCAAGAAAAACCTATATGAATTCTGGGATGGTAGGATTACGCAATTGATCAATGAAGATTTGATTGAAAATGGAGGAGATACGATTATCAACCTTGCTTCTCAGGAATACTTTCATGCGGTAAAGCCAAGTTTATTACAAGGTCGTCTGATTACTATTCACTTTAAAGAATTTCGCGGTGATCAGTATAAAGTGATCTCTTTTAATGCTAAAAAGGCGCGGGGTCGTATGGCACATTTGATGGTAAAGGAGGGAATTACTGTTGCCGAAGCACTTAAAGAATTGGTGGCTAATGATTACTGCTATAATGAACAGCTGTCGAGCGAATCAGATTGGTTCTTTACAATTGATTGA
- a CDS encoding AAA family ATPase, with product MAKNIYVAATNQHIGKTTSTLGLVMALKNQGINIGYCKPVGQQFVDLGDLKVDKDALLFSKIIGFELKEDIHSPVILGSGATAAYLDNPKGFNYRERITHAAAFLSEAHDYVIYEGTGHSGVGSVVGLSNAEVAKMLNASVVMIVEGGIGRTIDRLAMSACVFQRQRVPIVGVIINKVQPDKIEKVRHYVGGWLKQKNLNLLGVLPYDKSLSNPIMHSIKKAVYGTILMNEAFMTNQVDSIIPGSLVTNHDFSKEKNALLVVSNNRLCKVLERIEAICEKQGVTEFPLSGAIITGDGRYPRKMYERLPCKSFFEKYPIPVVTTTLDTYGSVVKISNLEVKINLHTPWKAQRAIDLVAQNINLGPLL from the coding sequence ATGGCAAAAAACATTTATGTTGCTGCTACCAATCAGCACATTGGAAAGACGACCTCCACTTTGGGATTAGTAATGGCGCTAAAAAACCAGGGAATCAATATTGGATATTGTAAGCCTGTAGGGCAGCAGTTTGTTGATTTAGGAGACCTCAAGGTGGATAAAGATGCGTTGCTTTTTTCAAAAATAATTGGGTTTGAACTAAAAGAAGATATCCACAGTCCTGTAATTTTAGGCAGTGGTGCAACCGCAGCCTATCTTGATAACCCCAAAGGATTCAATTATAGAGAGCGAATTACCCATGCGGCCGCCTTTTTAAGCGAAGCACACGATTATGTGATTTATGAGGGTACAGGGCATTCGGGAGTGGGTAGTGTCGTCGGTCTTTCTAACGCAGAAGTGGCCAAGATGTTGAATGCCTCGGTAGTGATGATCGTGGAGGGAGGCATCGGAAGGACCATTGATCGCTTAGCAATGAGTGCATGTGTGTTTCAGCGGCAGCGCGTGCCTATCGTGGGAGTAATCATTAATAAGGTACAACCTGATAAAATAGAGAAAGTTCGGCATTATGTTGGCGGTTGGCTCAAGCAAAAGAATTTGAATTTGTTGGGTGTTTTACCGTATGATAAAAGTCTCTCCAATCCCATTATGCACTCTATCAAAAAGGCAGTTTATGGCACTATTCTCATGAATGAGGCTTTTATGACCAATCAAGTGGATAGCATTATTCCGGGATCATTAGTGACCAATCACGACTTTTCAAAGGAGAAAAATGCCCTATTGGTGGTGAGTAATAACCGACTATGCAAGGTTTTGGAACGGATAGAAGCGATTTGTGAAAAACAAGGCGTTACGGAATTTCCCTTATCAGGAGCGATCATTACAGGAGATGGTCGATATCCTAGGAAGATGTATGAAAGATTACCATGTAAGTCCTTTTTTGAAAAATACCCCATCCCGGTTGTCACGACGACCCTGGACACCTATGGATCTGTTGTGAAAATATCAAATTTGGAAGTGAAAATAAATCTTCATACCCCCTGGAAGGCACAGCGGGCAATTGACCTCGTCGCACAAAATATTAACTTGGGGCCTTTATTGTAG
- a CDS encoding cadherin-like domain-containing protein: protein MNGHPIRQLFLFICCIVFVFDLQGQQHNTQTNFWSELSVSRYHLDYAAFARYIQGAAPSTSIKIDLPLPDGTFATFLAKENSNFHPKLSAEYPEIKAFRAVLPTQVGKEVRFSISHKRLRLIYAWEGKRYLLEAEDALTSEVYRMLTVDELPIPPGFDQSCGVDGDGYSPEWRQENTENARARGFNLRVFELAIACTGEYAQFHGGTKADVLAAMNETLLHVNAVYETELAIRLEIVPGNSQLIFLDPLTDPFTEGDKEAMFQENQTTCSQYLGLSKFDIGHVFNTTFGGLASISSICNYSRKGKGVSGLETPEGYYFDLIVMHEIGHQFGAKHTQNNDCNITPSAAFEPGSGSTIMSYAGICEPNVKGLPDDYFHGESLKTISRIVRSGVTAFCVENIEIDNKEPTVNAGPNHTIPILTPFELKGTGYDPDGDPLLYNWEQFDNEVVTHPPRPDYTSGPIFRSYPPTTSPNRMIPAQNFLLNNVEPIWEVLPSVNRQVHFQLSVRDNHDGVGISDYDEMILIFSEEAGPFLVTQPSSRDQYWFIGHEVDIIWDVAKTDQEPINCQSVNILLSQDGGLTFPITLAEGVPNNGQFSLTVPNLPSTKNRIKIAAADNIFFDISNHNFMIMDQPAPSVSVEVNPPLQEDCVHFGVLTFELSANAFWGFEEDLHIEVISKPAGTKVELSSPVVPVNGSMVVAVLEDGGAPIGSSAVELRLTGSDTVLMVSLPLLLDGPPTTLPSWYTPSVGMEIFSPNVLLNWNVVESATAYQVEMATNPSFGGTTVLNQETTNEFILFQGLQKGLVYYWRVTAKNECGAGASTPITAFRSSNLPTLDKDLTIYTHTFPAFAGDTRPITNAYLRAVSNCCEEEEVIYTLLELPHFGRLIFNGVELGLGGQFTQGDINAGDLHYLSMGNMGTNDFFRFSVQSDRGWIVSQTLDIEVVDTQINLLSENHVICGATPAVFTFGVVLAAEGVAVTPSVSGLPNGLVGTFEPANLTTSGEVKLIVSQVSPVQSPGNINFAATFAFGDLTQNFELDLVVVPGAAPPNLLTPANAVTVDPLEFQMSWQGIGVSSAYIVQIAENPAFESLLVNDTISNNTYKWTAAQEEAFYYWRIIAVGACGNSLPSETRTVKTGFEDCQVFTLENKDLSQLENGLLPFNVPAEELVNKVRIQKIRLLHETPKFLSIDLVAPSGTNTTLLNQPDCDGQNLLLRLDDAASNSYSSLSQDCQESFYYALAGIYRPFESLQRFRGEPANGNWQLRFEQVQGTLAGTLEEVSVEICSFNKDPQSFSLLKNQTLWLYPRQEAKLTLNFLKADDTEIAPEDIVFVIAATPEKGQLKLDGVPLGIGDEFTQFQLNKDQVTYRANTTERTNDRFKFMVKAPKGRFIAEQDFNIEILGGDWYAESYDHKLCAGQTTAVVSFFKAESLPTDGISFTIDGLPSGVTADFVIQQSEERVDMELSGLEQLSNAVFPMSITMKGNNWQLTTGILVEKKLNPGFAFLRAPYNGIKIAENKVMLEWFEENRADRYLLEVATRPSFGNTTFVHVEVTRNQYQLLNIPLGAVYYWRVTALNDCGEGESSQPFAFQRIKPFCEDFKSTHTPQTFGQALSGTTTGWIDVNNNWPISKVSLKDIRVYHPDLDQVRGALVSPEGTSIRLFEKPLDFSDCENETLLMNFSDDAIGSASAYLNLCDEATLFDLNATLRSIDPFANMTGERGGGTWGLQLENQLPTAATGLLETWTLEVCFDTLLGAASFQEEELVVTLGSQEVLNANYLETTMTGTELREITYILTVKPAYGDLLLNGVALKVGNTFNQFDINEGRLRYVHNGPNMYFDGFYFNIHFPNDLWWPNRYFSISLIAPEPDWTVSVESSSACLEEANVGLEIAVAGDYGPYLYSLDNEHFQTDFFFEGLNPGIYTVYLKYWNGQLASKAINVEALSAQFILHMKTLDISATGGFPPYAYQLDDGAFQVSSQFVGLKSGLHEVTIRDEAGCLITLSLNVPFTIDEGVINIPLPPFVTEGMPLPEAYQPFRSSRASNALQVFPNPGDGLFHLKWDTAPSDEPRKLWVMNSSGQVLQDLEISLMDDRISLDLRRLPNGVYRLLWQEGTRLEIKQVVVYH, encoded by the coding sequence GTGAACGGCCATCCCATACGACAACTATTTTTATTCATATGTTGTATCGTTTTTGTTTTTGATTTACAAGGACAGCAGCATAATACCCAAACAAATTTCTGGTCCGAGCTAAGTGTGTCTCGTTATCATCTTGATTATGCTGCCTTTGCCAGATATATCCAGGGTGCGGCACCTTCCACTTCCATAAAGATCGACCTTCCCTTGCCAGATGGCACTTTTGCCACCTTTTTGGCCAAAGAGAATAGTAATTTTCATCCTAAATTGAGTGCGGAATATCCCGAAATTAAAGCCTTTCGTGCCGTTTTGCCTACGCAGGTAGGCAAGGAAGTTCGTTTCTCCATTTCGCATAAGCGGCTTAGGCTTATATACGCGTGGGAAGGGAAACGCTATTTGTTGGAAGCCGAGGATGCTCTAACTAGTGAAGTATATCGCATGTTGACAGTAGATGAATTGCCGATCCCTCCAGGTTTTGACCAGTCATGTGGTGTGGATGGGGATGGTTATTCACCTGAATGGAGACAAGAAAATACAGAGAATGCCCGAGCTAGAGGCTTCAATTTAAGGGTGTTCGAATTGGCCATTGCCTGTACCGGAGAATATGCGCAGTTTCATGGAGGGACCAAAGCAGATGTATTGGCAGCCATGAATGAGACTTTACTGCACGTAAATGCTGTTTATGAAACAGAATTGGCCATTCGCCTGGAAATAGTCCCTGGAAATAGTCAGTTGATTTTTCTAGACCCATTGACGGATCCTTTCACGGAAGGAGATAAGGAAGCCATGTTCCAGGAAAATCAAACCACTTGTTCCCAATACCTTGGCTTAAGTAAGTTTGATATCGGACATGTATTTAATACCACCTTTGGTGGGCTGGCATCGATTTCCTCCATTTGCAATTATTCTCGGAAAGGGAAGGGCGTGAGTGGGTTGGAAACGCCTGAAGGGTATTATTTTGACTTGATTGTAATGCACGAAATTGGGCATCAATTTGGTGCAAAACACACCCAAAATAACGACTGTAATATCACGCCTAGTGCGGCCTTTGAGCCAGGAAGTGGCTCTACCATCATGAGTTATGCGGGCATTTGTGAACCCAATGTAAAGGGACTTCCTGATGATTATTTTCACGGAGAGAGCTTAAAGACAATTAGCCGTATTGTAAGGTCGGGTGTAACCGCTTTTTGTGTAGAGAATATAGAAATAGATAATAAGGAGCCTACAGTGAATGCCGGCCCAAACCACACCATTCCCATTTTAACTCCTTTCGAATTAAAAGGAACTGGCTATGACCCCGATGGCGACCCTTTGTTGTATAATTGGGAACAATTTGATAATGAGGTGGTTACGCATCCGCCAAGACCCGACTATACCAGCGGCCCAATTTTTAGAAGTTATCCGCCGACGACTTCTCCTAACAGAATGATTCCCGCTCAAAATTTCTTATTGAACAATGTCGAGCCCATCTGGGAAGTACTCCCTTCCGTAAATAGACAAGTCCATTTTCAGTTGTCTGTCAGAGATAACCACGATGGGGTTGGTATTTCTGACTATGATGAAATGATTTTGATTTTTAGTGAGGAAGCAGGGCCATTTCTTGTTACCCAACCGAGCAGCCGAGACCAGTATTGGTTTATTGGCCATGAGGTAGACATTATCTGGGATGTGGCAAAAACAGACCAGGAACCCATTAACTGCCAGTCCGTTAATATCCTATTGTCTCAAGATGGGGGGCTCACTTTTCCGATTACCTTGGCAGAGGGTGTGCCCAATAATGGGCAGTTTTCCCTTACCGTTCCCAATCTGCCAAGCACTAAAAACCGAATCAAAATAGCGGCAGCAGATAATATCTTTTTTGATATATCCAATCATAATTTTATGATAATGGATCAACCTGCACCATCCGTTTCGGTGGAGGTTAATCCACCTTTGCAAGAGGATTGTGTTCATTTTGGCGTCCTTACTTTTGAGTTGTCTGCTAATGCCTTTTGGGGCTTTGAAGAAGATCTGCACATTGAGGTAATCAGCAAACCAGCAGGAACGAAAGTAGAGCTTTCAAGTCCAGTTGTTCCAGTGAATGGATCGATGGTTGTTGCCGTCCTTGAGGATGGAGGGGCGCCAATTGGCTCCAGTGCAGTCGAATTGAGATTGACAGGTAGTGATACGGTGCTGATGGTATCTTTGCCTTTATTGCTGGATGGTCCGCCGACGACTCTTCCCAGTTGGTATACCCCATCGGTTGGGATGGAAATATTCAGCCCCAATGTATTACTCAATTGGAACGTCGTAGAGAGCGCCACGGCTTACCAGGTGGAAATGGCTACGAATCCTTCTTTTGGAGGAACGACGGTACTGAATCAGGAAACAACAAATGAATTTATCCTTTTCCAGGGTTTGCAAAAAGGGTTGGTTTATTACTGGCGGGTAACCGCTAAGAATGAGTGCGGTGCCGGGGCCAGTACGCCCATTACGGCCTTTCGATCATCTAATCTGCCCACTCTAGACAAAGATTTAACCATATATACCCATACTTTTCCGGCTTTTGCAGGAGATACCCGTCCTATAACGAATGCCTATTTAAGAGCAGTTAGTAATTGCTGTGAAGAAGAAGAGGTGATTTATACCCTTTTAGAATTACCTCATTTTGGACGTTTAATTTTTAATGGCGTCGAATTAGGGCTGGGCGGACAGTTTACCCAAGGTGACATTAATGCTGGCGATCTACATTATTTAAGCATGGGTAACATGGGGACAAACGATTTTTTCCGTTTTAGCGTCCAATCTGATCGAGGATGGATCGTAAGCCAAACCCTGGACATAGAGGTGGTTGATACCCAGATCAATCTATTATCCGAAAATCATGTTATCTGTGGAGCTACTCCCGCTGTATTCACTTTTGGCGTTGTATTGGCGGCGGAAGGCGTAGCGGTAACGCCCAGCGTAAGTGGTTTGCCGAATGGATTGGTCGGTACTTTTGAGCCTGCTAATTTAACGACATCTGGAGAGGTTAAGTTGATTGTTTCACAAGTTTCACCCGTCCAATCTCCTGGAAACATAAATTTTGCAGCGACATTTGCTTTTGGAGACCTTACCCAAAATTTTGAGTTGGACCTGGTAGTGGTACCTGGTGCCGCGCCGCCCAATTTACTTACCCCAGCCAATGCTGTGACGGTTGATCCCCTTGAATTCCAAATGTCATGGCAAGGGATTGGCGTTTCATCTGCTTACATCGTTCAAATTGCGGAGAATCCGGCTTTTGAATCGCTTTTAGTAAATGATACCATCAGCAATAATACCTACAAATGGACAGCAGCGCAAGAAGAGGCGTTTTATTACTGGCGGATTATCGCAGTAGGCGCCTGCGGGAATAGTTTACCGTCCGAAACGCGGACCGTTAAAACAGGATTTGAAGATTGTCAGGTATTTACGCTTGAAAATAAAGACTTAAGCCAATTAGAAAATGGACTTTTGCCTTTCAATGTGCCAGCCGAAGAATTGGTGAATAAGGTACGCATCCAAAAAATTCGTCTGCTCCATGAAACGCCCAAATTCCTAAGTATAGATTTAGTGGCACCCAGCGGTACCAATACAACCTTACTTAACCAGCCCGATTGCGATGGACAAAATCTTTTGTTGCGATTGGATGATGCCGCTTCCAATTCCTATTCTTCACTATCACAAGATTGTCAGGAATCCTTCTATTATGCTTTAGCAGGCATTTATCGGCCATTTGAGTCCCTGCAACGCTTTAGGGGAGAGCCGGCCAATGGCAACTGGCAATTGCGGTTTGAACAAGTACAAGGAACACTCGCAGGAACACTGGAAGAGGTTAGTGTCGAAATTTGTTCGTTCAATAAAGATCCACAATCATTTAGCTTATTGAAAAACCAAACCCTTTGGTTATATCCTCGCCAGGAAGCCAAGCTTACCTTGAATTTCTTGAAAGCGGATGATACCGAAATTGCTCCGGAAGATATTGTTTTTGTTATCGCGGCTACTCCAGAAAAGGGGCAGCTGAAGTTGGATGGCGTTCCGCTTGGCATTGGAGACGAATTTACCCAATTCCAACTCAACAAAGACCAAGTCACTTACCGCGCTAATACGACGGAGCGGACCAATGATCGCTTTAAATTCATGGTAAAGGCGCCTAAAGGGAGATTTATTGCGGAGCAAGATTTTAATATTGAAATTTTGGGTGGTGACTGGTACGCCGAAAGTTATGACCACAAGTTGTGCGCCGGTCAAACAACAGCTGTAGTCTCTTTTTTTAAAGCCGAAAGTTTGCCTACAGATGGTATCTCTTTTACGATAGATGGTTTGCCAAGTGGGGTGACCGCCGATTTTGTCATTCAGCAGTCGGAAGAGCGGGTAGATATGGAATTGTCTGGCCTCGAACAGTTGTCAAATGCGGTTTTTCCAATGAGCATAACAATGAAAGGAAACAATTGGCAATTGACTACTGGCATTTTGGTAGAAAAAAAGCTGAATCCCGGGTTTGCCTTTTTGAGAGCACCTTATAACGGGATTAAAATAGCCGAAAACAAGGTGATGTTGGAGTGGTTTGAGGAAAATAGAGCAGACCGATATCTATTGGAGGTGGCCACTCGTCCCTCTTTTGGCAATACCACTTTTGTGCATGTTGAAGTGACAAGGAATCAGTACCAATTGTTAAACATCCCACTTGGTGCGGTCTACTATTGGAGGGTTACAGCCCTGAATGATTGCGGCGAGGGAGAGTCTTCTCAGCCCTTTGCCTTTCAGCGGATTAAGCCTTTTTGTGAGGATTTCAAAAGTACACATACGCCACAAACATTTGGGCAAGCACTTAGCGGAACAACCACGGGGTGGATTGATGTAAATAACAACTGGCCCATCAGTAAGGTATCACTTAAAGATATTCGGGTGTATCATCCTGACCTGGACCAGGTCAGAGGGGCATTGGTGTCGCCGGAAGGGACGAGCATTCGCTTATTTGAGAAGCCACTTGATTTTTCGGATTGTGAAAATGAGACCCTTTTGATGAATTTTAGTGATGATGCGATTGGGTCTGCATCTGCCTATTTAAACCTTTGTGACGAAGCGACTTTATTTGATCTTAATGCAACTTTGCGTTCTATTGACCCCTTTGCCAATATGACAGGTGAACGAGGTGGAGGAACCTGGGGGCTTCAGCTGGAAAATCAGTTGCCCACGGCAGCAACGGGATTGTTGGAGACCTGGACCCTGGAGGTATGTTTTGATACGCTGTTGGGTGCTGCTAGTTTCCAGGAAGAGGAGCTGGTTGTTACCTTAGGTTCTCAAGAAGTACTCAATGCAAATTATTTAGAGACGACCATGACTGGAACGGAATTAAGGGAAATAACTTATATCCTGACCGTTAAACCAGCCTATGGTGATTTATTGCTAAACGGGGTAGCACTTAAGGTCGGAAATACCTTTAATCAATTTGATATTAATGAGGGTCGCCTGCGATATGTTCATAATGGCCCCAATATGTATTTTGATGGCTTTTATTTCAATATCCATTTCCCCAATGATTTGTGGTGGCCCAATCGATATTTCAGCATCTCATTGATCGCACCAGAGCCTGACTGGACGGTGTCAGTGGAAAGTAGCAGTGCTTGTTTGGAAGAAGCCAATGTTGGTCTAGAAATAGCAGTAGCAGGTGATTACGGTCCTTATTTATATAGCTTGGATAATGAACACTTTCAAACGGATTTCTTTTTTGAAGGATTAAACCCAGGTATATATACCGTTTATTTAAAATATTGGAATGGCCAGTTAGCTTCTAAGGCCATCAATGTGGAGGCGTTGTCTGCTCAGTTTATTTTACATATGAAAACCCTCGATATTAGTGCCACGGGCGGTTTCCCGCCATATGCCTATCAACTTGACGATGGCGCCTTCCAAGTATCATCGCAATTTGTTGGTTTAAAAAGTGGCCTGCATGAGGTGACCATCCGTGACGAGGCTGGTTGTTTGATCACGCTTTCGCTAAACGTACCCTTTACAATTGATGAAGGAGTCATTAATATTCCCTTGCCACCCTTTGTAACAGAAGGAATGCCTTTACCGGAAGCTTATCAACCTTTCCGATCGTCAAGGGCCTCCAATGCCTTGCAGGTGTTTCCTAACCCAGGGGATGGCTTATTCCATTTGAAATGGGATACTGCCCCGTCTGATGAACCGCGCAAACTATGGGTGATGAATTCGAGCGGACAGGTGCTACAGGACTTGGAAATCAGCTTGATGGATGATCGCATTTCTTTGGATTTGAGACGTTTGCCAAATGGGGTTTATCGTTTGTTATGGCAGGAAGGTACACGTTTGGAAATAAAACAGGTGGTGGTCTACCATTAG